The following proteins are encoded in a genomic region of Vigna radiata var. radiata cultivar VC1973A unplaced genomic scaffold, Vradiata_ver6 scaffold_332, whole genome shotgun sequence:
- the LOC106778472 gene encoding flowering time control protein FPA-like, which produces MAPPTKSVESEEWGTPTNNLWVGNLPPDVADSDLMELFTPYGSLDALISYSPRTFAFVLFGRVEEAKAAKTNLQGASLRGFQIRIEFAIPARPCKQLWVGGVSHNVAMEDLEAEFRKFGKIEDFKFFRDRRTACVEFLNLDDATRAMKVMNGKRLGGSHICVDFLRSQSMNRDFMVDQVQFQARPQHLQPSMGRNSPPSNILWIGFPPSFQIDEQMLHNAMILFGEIERIKSFPSRHYSFVEFRSIDEARRAKEGLQGRLFNDPRITIMYSSSDTTPGKDYPGFYPGSKGPLPDGLMNELPFRPPQSDVFGQNRPIVPNNFPGQLPPGGISGPTVSMRPFVPQGLDPLSNGPDFNEMNTLHKFQDGSSKMGPSWKRPSPPAPGMLSSPMPGIRPSSGPWDVLDTNQFSRDSKRSRIDDALLIGDASFPLRNNDDRGLRLEQPFAIDPIIDGGGSGPKGHLGPVGTRITSGVPGSVQPDIDHIWRGVIAKGGTPVCRARCVPIGKGIGTEIPDVVDCAARTGLDMLTKHYTDAIGFEIVFFLPDSEEDFASYTEFLRYLKAKNRAGVAKFIDNTTLFLVPPSDFLTKVLKVTGPERLYGVVLKFPPVPSSTSMQQAMHFPSPSTQYVQQIPPSQPEYASISVKEQPILPMEYNRLLHDDSKHLPKPLHLATSVTPPVHSVPTDYSSSYTASASQAGVTLTPELIATLSSFLPSTMQSSTAGGTTTVVGPSTMKPPFPSVASNDGNQSHLWKQDQQTTDPPSYRPQQFGSINNAQYHPYPPASSTGHPAQVVSGSAHFHDAASSLQQLGAFSSSTSLTSFIIPPQNGQEAVPSQLSQQYQVEVPHSNEKGYGVVQGTDPSVLYSSKAFQQPNNLIPSSNQVSNAASQQHMNSEPPNQQLQTAGQGISELEADKNQRYHSTLQFAANLLFQIQQQQTQGEHGPGNQQ; this is translated from the exons ATGGCGCCTCCTACAAAATCCGTGGAAAGCGAGGAGTGGGGAACTCCAACAAACAACCTCTGGGTTGGAAATCTGCCGCCGGATGTCGCCGATTCCGATCTCATGGAACTATTCACTCCGTACGGTTCTCTCGACGCACTAATTTCCTATTCCCCACGCACCTTCGCTTTCGTGTTGTTCGGACGCGTCGAAGAAGCCAAGGCGGCGAAAACAAATTTACAAGGCGCGTCGCTGCGCGGCTTTCAAATCAGAATCGAATTTGCAATACCG GCAAGACCGTGTAAACAGCTATGGGTGGGTGGTGTTAGCCACAACGTAGCGATGGAGGATTTGGAAGCGGAGTTTCGTAAATTCGGTAAGATTGAGGATTTCAAGTTCTTCAGAGACCGTCGTACTGCGTGTGTTGAGTTTCTCAATTTGGATGATGCTACGCGGGCCATGAAAGTCATGAACGGGAAGCGATTAGGTGGTAGCCATATTTGTGTGGACTTCCTTAGGTCACAATCTATGAATAGG GATTTTATGGTTGACCAAGTGCAGTTTCAGGCTAGACCACAG CATTTACAACCTTCAATGGGGAGGAATAGTCCACCCAGTAACATTTTGTGGATAGGTTTTCCTCCTTCGTTTCAAATTGATGAACAAATGCTCCACAATGCCATGATTTTGTTTGGTGAAATTGAGAGAATCAAGAGTTTTCCTTCTCGACATTATTCGTTTGTTGAGTTTAGAAGCATTGATGAAGCTCGCCGTGCCAAAGAGGGCCTTCAGGGACGGCTTTTTAATGATCCTAGAATAACGATTATGTATTCAAGCAGTGATACAACACCTGGCAAAGATTACCCTGGATTTTACCCTGGAAGTAAAGGGCCTTTACCCGATGGATTAATGAACGAGCTTCCATTTAGACCACCACAATCGGATGTATTTGGTCAAAATCGTCCTATTGTTCCAAATAATTTTCCAGGGCAATTGCCACCTGGTGGTATAAGTGGACCTACTGTCTCGATGCGACCTTTTGTTCCCCAAGGTCTTGATCCTCTTAGCAATGGTCCTGATTTTAATGAGATGAACACACTTCACAAATTTCAAGACGGTAGCTCGAAAATGGGTCCAAGCTGGAAAAGGCCATCTCCTCCTGCCCCTGGTATGCTTTCTTCTCCTATGCCTGGTATTAGGCCCAGCTCCGGTCCATGGGATGTACTTGACACAAACCAATTTTCAAGAGATTCTAAACGTTCAAGGATAGATGATGCTTTGCTAATTGGTGATGCTTCATTTCCTTTAAGAAATAATGATGACCGTGGATTAAGATTAGAACAACCATTTGCAATCGATCCAATTATTGATGGAGGTGGTTCTGGTCCAAAGGGTCACCTTGGTCCAGTTGGCACTAGGATCACTTCTGGAGTTCCTGGTTCTGTCCAACCTGATATTGATCATATATGGCGTGGAGTTATTGCGAAAGGGGGAACTCCTGTTTGTCGTGCTAGATGTGTGCCTATTGGAAAAGGGATAGGCACTGAGAT TCCTGATGTTGTAGATTGTGCTGCTAGAACTGGATTGGATATGTTAACGAAACACTATACTGATGCAATTGgctttgaaattgttttctttctccCTGATAGCGAAGAGGATTTTGCTTCATACACTGAATTCCTTCGTTACCTTAAAGCAAAAAACCGTGCTGGTGTTGCCAAGTTTATTGATAATACCACCTTATTTTTGGTACCTCCTTCTGATTTCTTGACCAAGGTTTTGAAAGTCACGGGACCTGAACGATTATACGGTGTGGTTCTTAAGTTTCCACCAGTTCCAAGTAGCACATCTATGCAACAAGCAATGCATTTTCCTTCGCCCTCTACTCAGTATGTGCAACAGATTCCCCCTTCACAACCAGAGTATGCTTCAATCTCTGTAAAGGAGCAACCAATTTTACCAATGGAATATAATAGATTGTTGCACGATGATTCTAAGCATCTGCCAAAACCACTTCATCTTGCGACCAGTGTCACTCCTCCAGTTCATTCTGTTCCAACTGATTATTCTTCTAGTTATACAGCTTCTGCATCCCAAGCGGGAGTTACATTGACCCCTGAACTTATTGCAACTTTAAGTTCGTTTCTCCCTTCAACTATGCAATCATCAACAGCTGGTGGCACAACGACAGTGGTTGGTCCCTCTACTATGAAGCCACCTTTTCCATCTGTTGCATCTAACGATGGAAATCAATCTCATTTGTGGAAACAAGATCAGCAAACTACGGATCCACCTAGTTATCGTCCTCAACAGTTTGGGAGTATTAATAATGCTCAATATCATCCTTATCCACCTGCATCTTCTACTGGGCACCCTGCTCAAGTTGTCTCTGGCAGTGCTCATTTCCATGATGCGGCTTCAAGTCTTCAGCAGCTGGGAGCTTTTTCGTCATCTACATCCTTGACTAGTTTCATTATACCTCCTCAAAATGGACAGGAAGCTGTTCCCTCTCAACTCAGTCAACAGTATCAGGTGGAAGTGCCCCACAGCAATGAGAAAGGATATGGAGTAGTTCAGGGAACAGATCCCTCTGTTCTATATAGTTCTAAGGCATTCCAACAACCTAATAATCTTATTCCTTCATCCAACCAAGTTTCCAATGCTGCTTCACAGCAACACATGAATTCAGAGCCCCCAAATCAGCAACTTCAAACTGCTGGCCAGGGAATCTCTGAATTGGAGGCTGATAAGAACCAGAGGTACCACTCAACACTACAGTTTGCTGCAAACCTTCTCTTCCAAATACAGCAACAGCAAACCCAAGGAGAGCATGGACCTGGAAATCAACAATAA